In Reinekea thalattae, a genomic segment contains:
- a CDS encoding arginyltransferase — MKSNSTTDPLIKFFRTGEHECSYLPDQQARTLFLDPELSYSQTLYEELTHAGFRRSGKHLYRPDCMSCQSCIASRIPVDDFQLNRRFRRIMKRNQDVRIELRPCHFDEADYRLFERYVNERHADGDMYPANEANYRDFLTVDRDFSFQVRYLVDDQLIGIGVTDRLNTGLSAIYTFFDPDQASRSLGTYSILKQIELCKEFKLPYLYLGYWIPNCRKMEYKAHYQPIELLLSGRWQGVEFKPKKPSDA, encoded by the coding sequence ATGAAATCGAATTCAACAACAGATCCGTTAATTAAATTTTTTCGTACCGGAGAGCACGAATGCAGCTACCTGCCGGACCAGCAAGCCCGCACGCTATTTTTAGATCCTGAATTGAGCTACAGCCAAACGCTTTATGAAGAGCTGACTCATGCTGGCTTTCGCCGTAGTGGCAAACATCTGTACCGCCCAGACTGCATGTCTTGCCAGTCCTGTATTGCATCACGTATACCTGTCGACGACTTTCAACTAAATCGGCGCTTTCGTCGCATCATGAAACGCAATCAAGATGTGCGTATCGAACTAAGGCCCTGTCACTTTGATGAAGCCGACTATCGTTTGTTTGAACGCTATGTAAACGAGCGACACGCTGATGGCGATATGTACCCGGCTAATGAGGCGAATTATCGTGATTTTTTGACGGTCGATCGAGATTTTAGCTTTCAGGTACGCTATTTGGTGGATGACCAGCTCATCGGTATTGGTGTCACCGACCGGCTCAACACCGGCCTATCTGCGATCTATACCTTTTTTGATCCAGACCAAGCCAGTCGTTCATTAGGTACTTACTCTATTTTAAAACAGATTGAACTTTGCAAAGAGTTCAAACTGCCCTACCTGTACTTAGGCTATTGGATTCCTAATTGCCGAAAAATGGAATACAAAGCCCATTATCAACCCATTGAGCTGTTACTCAGTGGTCGCTGGCAAGGCGTTGAATTTAAGCCTAAAAAGCCATCTGACGCATGA
- the infA gene encoding translation initiation factor IF-1, translating into MAKEDVIEMEGEILDTLPNTMFRVKLENGHVITAHISGKMRKNYIRILTGDKVKVELTPYDLTKGRIVYRAR; encoded by the coding sequence ATGGCAAAAGAAGATGTGATTGAAATGGAAGGAGAGATCCTTGATACCCTTCCAAATACGATGTTCAGAGTAAAACTTGAAAATGGTCATGTGATCACTGCCCATATTTCTGGAAAAATGCGTAAGAACTACATCCGAATTTTGACGGGTGATAAGGTGAAAGTTGAACTAACACCTTATGATTTGACGAAAGGCCGCATTGTTTACCGGGCTCGTTAA